One genomic region from Entelurus aequoreus isolate RoL-2023_Sb linkage group LG14, RoL_Eaeq_v1.1, whole genome shotgun sequence encodes:
- the mfsd9 gene encoding major facilitator superfamily domain-containing protein 9 isoform X2 yields the protein MIIPLLSHHVKALGASPTVAGIVGSTYGVLQLFSSTIVGGWSDVVGRRRSLLTCLLISALGYGLLGMSTSIALFVLSRIPVGLFKHSLSICRALLSDLASESERPLVMGHFNAASSVGFILGPMVGGYLTEHEGGFYTSATACAAIFLLNAGVVWMLPWRDILLHCNKSVSNGSSAHSHAPAHSDPALLMQKKEAGDGRRVSLLQPAWRQLSSVGSRIRLVASSDMWDLFLVRLLMAVAIMLYYSNFSLAMEERFSLKPKTTGYLISYSSTLGALAGFLVGPLTQLYARNMAALLLHSTLLTCALIFLYAAAPGVWQVLLTSTFFAISTTVGRTAITDLELQRGGARASGTLIGAGQSVTAVGRVLAPLLSGVTQEFSPCGPPSLGVLLALAAVGVLLLRIPKWTKVH from the exons GGTCCACATATGGCGTCCTGCAGCTCTTCTCAAGCACAATCGTG GGCGGCTGGAGCGACGTTGTGGGTCGCCGTCGGTCTCTGTTGACCTGCCTGCTGATCAGCGCTCTGGGCTACGGCCTGCTGGGAATGTCCACCAGCATCGCTTTGTTCGTGCTCTCACGGATTCCTGTCG GGCTGTTCAAGCACTCCCTGTCCATCTGCAGAGCGCTGCTGTCCGACCTGGCGTCTGAGTCAGAGCGCCCTCTAGTGATGGGACATTTCAACGCCGCCTCCAGCGTGGGCTTCATTCTGGGCCCCATGGTGGGCGGCTACCTCACGGAGCACGAGGGCGGCTTCTACACCTCGGCCACGGCCTGCGCCGCCATCTTCCTGCTCAACGCAG gtgtggtgtgGATGCTTCCATGGAGGGACATCCTGCTTCACTGCAACAAGTCTGTGAGCAACGGTTCTTCTGcacatagccacgcccccgcgcACTCTGACCCCGCCCTCCTAATGCAAAAGAAAGAGGCGGGGGACGGGCGGCGGGTGTCCTTGCTGCAGCCCGCCTGGCGACAGCTGTCCTCCGTGGGCTCCCGCATCCGCCTGGTGGCCTCCTCCGACATGTGGGACCTCTTCTTGGTGCGCCTGCTGATGGCGGTGGCCATCATGCTCTACTACAGCAACTTCTCCCTCGCCATGGAGGAGCGCTTCTCTCTCAAGCCCAAGACCACGGGCTACCTCATCAGCTACAGCAGCACGCTGGGGGCGCTGGCGGGCTTCCTGGTGGGGCCCCTCACCCAGCTGTACGCCCGCAACATGGCCGCCCTGCTGCTCCACTCCACGCTGCTCACCTGCGCGCTCATCTTCCTGTACGCCGCCGCCCCCGGCGTGTGGCAGGTGCTGCTCACCTCCACCTTCTTCGCCATCTCCACCACCGTCGGCCGCACCGCCATCACGGACCTGGAGTTGCAGAGGGGAGGGGCGCGGGCCAGCGGGACCCTGATCGGAGCGGGACAGTCGGTGACGGCCGTGGGTCGCGTGCTGGCTCCTCTTCTCTCGGGCGTCACTCAGGAGTTCAGCCCCTGCGGGCCCCCCAGCTTGGGAGTGCTGTTGGCGCTGGCGGCTGTAGGCGTCCTCCTACTTAGGATCCCCAAATGGACCAAAGTCCATTAA
- the slc9a2 gene encoding sodium/hydrogen exchanger 2 produces MDWTFSKHSDFLLVVCTVLCLLHAGGGEVPPRPTRGVTVLPPVEPDGPHAYPEPEKDSLPVFTMDYPRIQIPFEITLWVLLASFAKIGFHVYNKMTIWVPESCLLISIGLIVGAIMHSVNEEPPAVLTSNVFFLYMLPPIVLDSGYFMPTRPFFENMGTVLWFAVVGTLWNSIGIGMSLFAICQIEAFGVQDINLQENLLFAAIISAVDPVAVLSVFEDVSVNEQLYIVVFGECLFNDAVTVVLYNMFNFVAEMPVVEPVDVFLGVARFFIVGLGGMGFGVLFGIVAAFTTRFTSKVREIEPLFIFMYSYLAYLVAELFAISSIMAIVTCALTMKYYVEENVSQRSCTTIRHVVKMLGSISETLIFFFLGVVAITTEHEWNWGYILFTLLFAFLWRGLGVLVLTQIINPFRTIPFNLKDQFGLAYGGLRGAISFALAFTLPDNIGRKQLFVTATIVIIIFTVFLQGISIRPLIEFINVRRTNRNLETINVEVHCRLMEHTIAGIEDLCGQWSHFYWKDKFMKFNNRILRRILIRDNRAESSIVALYKKLELQNAMEILDTVSGDISPAPSIASLHEEKKGLVKPKKKFLAAELRNMHDILAKNMYKIRQQTVSYTSKHALPNDSRTKEILIRRHSSVRRSLRPGSFQNTVAPKSQKYFSLPAGRSLDSNFPPLRRSDTDDHETTSEVSFPARRSRFTASTRTSSRAAVPLRRLDTLEEVPRVSMLHESPARRGGHVIPDSHSSSGERRLPAARHRPDPSANDEDNFTAPPVWAAEAGDNTTRNPLLRRPQWNVKKV; encoded by the exons ATGGATTGGACTTTCAGCAAACACAGTGACTTTTTACTCGTCGTGTGCACTGTTTTATGTCTCCTCCATGCCGGTGGAGGCGAGGTACCACCGAGACCCACCCGGGGTGTGACGGTGCTGCCCCCGGTCGAGCCTGATGGGCCCCACGCCTACCCGGAGCCCGAAAAGGACAGTCTACCCGTTTTCACCATGGACTATCCTAGAATACAAATACCATTTGAGATCACTCTGTGGGTGTTGCTGGCCTCTTTTGCAAAAATTG GTTTCCATGTGTACAACAAAATGACCATTTGGGTTCCCGAGTCGTGCCTCCTGATCAGCATCGGCCTCATCGTGGGCGCCATCATGCACTCCGTCAACGAGGAGCCCCCCGCCGTGCTTACCAGCAACGTCTTCTTCCTCTACATGCTCCCCCCGATCGTGCTGGACTCGGGCTACTTCATGCCTACCCGGCCTTTCTTCGAGAACATGGGCACGGTGCTATGGTTCGCCGTGGTGGGCACCCTGTGGAACAGCATCGGCATCGGCATGTCGCTCTTCGCCATATGCCAGATCGAGGCGTTTGGCGTGCAGGACATCAACCTCCAGGAGAACCTGCTCTTCGCCGCCATCATTTCGGCCGTGGACCCCGTGGCGGTGCTGAGCGTGTTCGAGGACGTGTCGGTCAACGAGCAGCTCTACATCGTGGTGTTTGGAGAGTGTCTCTTCAACGACGCCGTCACTGTG GTTTTGTACAACATGTTCAACTTTGTGGCGGAGATGCCGGTGGTGGAGCCGGTGGACGTCTTCCTGGGTGTGGCCCGCTTCTTCATAGTGGGCCTGGGCGGGATGGGCTTCGGCGTCCTATTCGGCATCGTGGCGGCCTTCACCACCAGGTTCACCTCCAAGGTGCGGGAGATCGAGCCGCTCTTCATCTTCATGTACAGTTACCTGGCCTACCTGGTGGCCGAGCTCTTCGCCATCTCGTCCATCATGGC CATCGTGACGTGCGCCCTGACCATGAAGTACTACGTGGAGGAGAACGTGTCGCAGCGCTCGTGCACCACCATCCGCCACGTGGTGAAGATGCTGGGCTCCATCTCAGAAACCCTCATCTTCTTCTTCCTGGGCGTGGTCGCCATAACGACAGAGCACGAGTGGAACTGGGGCTACATCCTCTTCACGCTGCTCTTTGCCTTCCTGTGGAGAGGCCTCG GTGTCCTGGTGCTGACACAAATCATTAACCCCTTCCGCACCATTCCCTTCAACCTGAAGGATCAGTTTGGCCTGGCCTACGGTGGCCTGCGAGGTGCTATTTCATTCGCCCTCGCCTTCACtctgcccgataatatcggccgcaAACAGCTCTTCGTCACCGCcaccatcgtcatcatcatcttcaCTGTCTTTCTGCAG GGCATCAGCATCCGGCCTTTGATCGAGTTTATCAACGTGCGCAGAACCAACCGCAATCTGGAGACCATCAATGTGGAGGTCCATTGCAGG CTGATGGAGCACACGATCGCTGGCATTGAGGACCTGTGTGGACAGTGGAGTCACTTCTACTGGAAGGACAA GTTTATGAAGTTTAACAATCGCATCCTGCGTCGCATCCTCATCCGGGACAACCGGGCCGAGTCCAGCATCGTGGCGCTGTACAAGAAGCTGGAGCTGCAGAACGCCATGGAGATCCTGGACACGGTGTCAGGAGACATCAGCCCCGCGCCGTCCATCGCCTCTCTGCA TGAGGAGAAGAAAGGCCTTGTTAAACCCAAGAAGAAGTTCTTGGCTGCTGAGTTGAGGAACATGCATGACATTCTGGCCAAAAACATGTATAAGATCAGACAACAG ACTGTCTCGTACACGAGCAAACACGCGCTTCCCAACGACAGTCGCACCAAGGAGATTCTAATCAGACGTCACTCCAGCGTCAGACGCAGCCTCCGCCCCGGAAGCTTCCAGAACACA GTGGCGCCCAAATCTCAGAAGTATTTCTCACTTCCTGCTGGGAGGAGCCTAGACTCCAACTTCCCACCATTGAGGCGAAGCGACACAG ATGACCATGAGACCACATCAGAAGTGTCCTTTCCCGCCAGGCGCTCTCGTTTCACTGCGTCCACACGCACCTCGTCCAGAGCCGCGGTCCCTCTGCGCAGGCTGGACACCCTGGAGGAGGTCCCCCGTGTGAGCATGCTGCATGAAAGCCCGGCGCGGAGGGGCGGACACGTTATACCCGATAGCCATTCCTCGTCCGGCGAACGCCGCCTACCTGCTGCTCGCCACAGGCCAGACCCTTCTGCAAATGACGAAGACAATTTTACTGCACCGCCGGTCTGGGCTGCAGAAGCTGGAGACAACACCACACGGAATCCTCTTCTCAGGAGACCTCAATGGAACGTGAAGAAGGTTTGA